One window of Armatimonadota bacterium genomic DNA carries:
- the rpmE gene encoding 50S ribosomal protein L31: MKAGIHPKYQKAQVTCACGNTFETRSTADEIRVEICSACHPFFTGKQKIMDTEGRVEKFLAKYGMNKKTEEQ, from the coding sequence ATGAAAGCGGGAATCCATCCGAAATACCAAAAGGCGCAGGTTACATGCGCTTGTGGAAATACATTTGAGACCAGATCGACAGCGGACGAGATCAGAGTAGAAATTTGCTCCGCGTGCCATCCGTTCTTCACGGGCAAGCAAAAGATCATGGATACGGAAGGCCGTGTTGAGAAATTCCTTGCCAAGTATGGCATGAACAAGAAGACGGAAGAGCAATAG
- a CDS encoding ComEA family DNA-binding protein, with the protein MGFDFTKNQKLALLAIAGIAAIGLSISHLRGAVSRSGDVVITEPDQAGSAKVIATGSDSTHAGSNSSRRVIFQVAGCVKAPGVYSLPNGSRVYEAIKAAGGAKDNADMQSLNLAAKIEDASKIVVPAVGQSSASPMSMKAAAGMAGSAPAKSSGSKSSSDKLSRPGEGVVHINSASSEELERLPGVGPSTAQKIIDFRTQSGGFKSPEQMLDVKGIGPKKWEKMRAFVTL; encoded by the coding sequence TTGGGGTTTGACTTTACGAAAAACCAGAAGCTGGCTCTGTTGGCAATTGCGGGCATTGCTGCGATAGGGCTGTCCATATCTCATCTGCGCGGCGCTGTGAGCCGTTCCGGCGATGTCGTCATCACCGAACCGGATCAGGCTGGCTCAGCGAAAGTAATCGCGACAGGCAGCGACTCAACCCATGCCGGTTCCAACTCTAGTCGCAGAGTGATCTTCCAGGTCGCGGGATGTGTCAAAGCGCCGGGGGTCTATTCTCTTCCAAACGGCAGCCGCGTCTATGAAGCTATAAAGGCCGCAGGCGGCGCTAAAGATAATGCCGACATGCAGTCTCTAAACCTTGCCGCAAAGATTGAAGATGCTTCCAAGATAGTTGTCCCGGCTGTCGGTCAGAGTTCCGCATCTCCCATGAGTATGAAGGCGGCTGCCGGAATGGCAGGCTCTGCTCCGGCCAAAAGCTCCGGTTCAAAGTCGAGCAGCGATAAGCTTTCCAGGCCGGGCGAAGGCGTCGTACATATCAACTCAGCAAGCAGCGAAGAGCTTGAGCGGCTGCCCGGTGTTGGTCCGTCAACAGCCCAGAAGATAATTGATTTCAGGACTCAGTCAGGCGGTTTTAAGTCCCCTGAGCAGATGCTTGATGTCAAAGGCATCGGTCCAAAGAAGTGGGAGAAGATGCGAGCGTTTGTTACGCTTTAG
- the hisB gene encoding imidazoleglycerol-phosphate dehydratase HisB translates to MGDRKADIERKTKETQISVSINLDGTGESTVDTGIGFFDHMLTHLAKHSLCNLVVKCKGDLEVDAHHTVEDVGISIGKAIARAVGDKAGIVRYGSSVVPMDEALVMTALDLSGRGGLVYGLQIEKEMIGAFDSELTPEFFKALVNNAGINAHIRQLDGSNAHHIVEAAFKSFARALREALSADDRVKGIPSTKGIL, encoded by the coding sequence ATGGGGGACAGAAAAGCTGACATAGAAAGAAAGACCAAAGAGACGCAGATAAGCGTTTCAATCAATTTGGATGGTACCGGCGAAAGCACTGTCGATACCGGTATCGGTTTTTTTGACCATATGCTTACGCACCTCGCCAAGCACAGCCTTTGCAACCTTGTCGTTAAATGCAAGGGCGATCTTGAAGTCGATGCGCATCACACTGTCGAGGATGTAGGTATATCAATCGGCAAGGCGATTGCGCGCGCAGTCGGCGATAAGGCGGGTATCGTCCGCTACGGTTCATCCGTTGTGCCTATGGACGAGGCTCTGGTGATGACTGCGCTCGACCTGAGTGGACGCGGTGGCCTTGTATACGGCCTTCAGATCGAGAAAGAGATGATTGGCGCGTTCGATTCGGAGCTTACGCCTGAGTTTTTCAAGGCTCTGGTCAATAACGCTGGCATAAATGCTCACATACGCCAGCTCGACGGCTCCAACGCGCATCACATAGTCGAAGCGGCGTTCAAATCGTTCGCACGTGCGCTTCGCGAGGCTCTTTCTGCCGATGATCGTGTTAAGGGCATACCATCGACCAAGGGGATACTGTAG
- the hisD gene encoding histidinol dehydrogenase gives MRILETDRDPAGEITAALKPVESDANLELEKTVREIIADVRTRGDQALIDYGRQFDSPYLDHLPATSAEFEEAYSIVDPSLLAAIKTAKANIEKFHRNQVQKSWIESSEAFTYGQIVRPIEKVGIYAPARLAPLPSTVLMTAVPAVVAGVKEILLCSPPRENGKIDPTMLVAARECGVEKVYAVGGAPAAAAMAYGTQSVPKVDKIVGPGNAFFVEAKRQLYGKVGIDQLAGPSEILVLADDSANPTYVAADILSQAEHAEDSRCALITNSRQLADAVLKEVRAQTDLALRSELIHKSLDGFGVIVITRDMDEAVDLANEFAPEHLEVVTRSPWETLKRIKNAGTILLGGYTPVPLCDYAAGPNHTLPTGGTARFSSALSVDDFIKKSGLLSYSEEALSAIAPTVVEMAKAEGLDAHANTIRIRTK, from the coding sequence ATGAGAATTCTTGAGACTGATCGCGATCCGGCAGGCGAGATAACCGCTGCGCTCAAACCGGTCGAGTCCGACGCAAACTTGGAATTGGAAAAGACAGTCCGCGAAATTATCGCAGATGTCAGAACGCGTGGTGATCAGGCGCTGATCGATTATGGCAGACAGTTCGACTCGCCGTATCTTGACCATCTTCCAGCTACCTCCGCCGAGTTTGAAGAAGCCTATTCCATCGTCGATCCTAGCCTGCTTGCCGCAATAAAGACGGCAAAGGCAAATATTGAGAAGTTTCACCGCAACCAGGTCCAGAAGTCCTGGATCGAGAGCAGTGAGGCTTTTACATACGGACAGATAGTCCGGCCCATTGAGAAAGTAGGCATATATGCGCCAGCGCGTCTGGCGCCGCTGCCCAGCACGGTCTTGATGACCGCTGTCCCGGCTGTTGTAGCGGGGGTCAAGGAGATATTACTTTGTTCTCCTCCCAGGGAGAACGGCAAAATAGACCCGACAATGCTGGTTGCCGCGCGCGAGTGCGGAGTAGAGAAAGTCTATGCGGTTGGTGGAGCGCCTGCAGCCGCCGCTATGGCCTATGGCACGCAGAGTGTGCCGAAAGTCGATAAGATCGTCGGCCCAGGCAATGCGTTTTTTGTGGAAGCCAAACGCCAGTTGTACGGAAAAGTTGGGATCGACCAACTGGCAGGCCCCAGCGAAATACTAGTGCTGGCCGATGACAGCGCCAACCCGACTTATGTGGCGGCGGATATTTTGTCTCAAGCGGAGCACGCCGAAGACTCACGGTGCGCACTTATTACAAACTCACGTCAACTCGCCGACGCAGTCCTGAAGGAAGTCCGCGCTCAGACTGATTTAGCCTTGCGAAGTGAGCTAATACATAAATCTCTGGATGGTTTCGGCGTGATCGTAATCACTCGTGATATGGACGAGGCTGTCGATCTGGCCAACGAGTTTGCGCCGGAGCACCTCGAGGTCGTGACTCGAAGCCCGTGGGAGACATTAAAGCGCATTAAGAACGCGGGTACAATCCTGCTCGGCGGTTATACGCCCGTGCCTTTGTGCGACTATGCAGCCGGCCCCAACCACACTTTACCAACCGGCGGCACAGCCAGGTTCAGCTCTGCTTTGAGTGTGGACGACTTCATAAAGAAGTCCGGCCTGCTTTCGTATAGCGAGGAAGCTCTATCAGCGATAGCGCCGACGGTCGTAGAGATGGCAAAAGCAGAGGGACTTGACGCGCATGCCAACACAATCCGAATAAGAACCAAGTGA
- a CDS encoding YifB family Mg chelatase-like AAA ATPase, producing MLAQVMSSAVNGIDAYLVEVEVDITPALPSFTIVGLPDAAVRESIERVRAAIKNCGLEFPARRITINLAPADVRKEGPSFDLPIAVGILAASGQIDLDAVRDCIVVGELSLDGNVRHVSGVLPIALNAREMKVKRMLVPAHNVKEAAIVQEIDVYPVTNLTEVVQILNEPEHMLPAMFDSKDFEALDEPSYDVDFCDVKGQETVKRALEIAAAGGHNMLMVGPPGSGKTMLARRIPTIMPPLNMEEALEVTKLYSVCGLLSSNEALITRRAFRSPHHTISNAGLTGGGTYPRPGEVSLAHRGVLFLDEFPEFKRDVLEVMRQPLEDGQVTIARAQASLTYPANFMLVAAMNPCPCGFYNDHLKNCTCTPHMIQKYLQRISGPLLDRIDIHIEVPRLKQNELMNKAPGESSASIRTRVRVARDVQNKRFSGTKIFCNAQMTPRHMKQHCKLDADAENMLKMAIEQLHLSARAYDRILKLSRTIADLGSSDDIRVEHIAEAVQYRSLDRKYWG from the coding sequence ATGCTTGCGCAGGTAATGTCGAGTGCGGTAAACGGAATCGATGCTTATTTGGTGGAGGTGGAAGTCGACATAACCCCTGCCCTGCCAAGTTTCACAATCGTCGGACTGCCGGACGCCGCCGTGCGTGAGTCTATCGAACGTGTGCGCGCGGCCATCAAAAACTGCGGCCTTGAGTTTCCCGCGCGAAGAATCACGATCAACTTAGCCCCAGCCGATGTCAGAAAAGAAGGACCTTCATTTGATCTACCGATTGCTGTAGGCATACTCGCGGCAAGTGGACAGATCGATTTGGACGCCGTAAGAGACTGCATAGTGGTCGGAGAACTGAGCCTCGACGGAAATGTCAGGCACGTCAGTGGAGTCCTTCCTATTGCCCTGAACGCCCGTGAGATGAAGGTCAAGCGAATGCTCGTTCCGGCGCATAATGTCAAGGAGGCGGCGATTGTTCAGGAAATCGACGTCTACCCGGTGACAAACCTCACTGAAGTGGTCCAGATACTAAATGAACCCGAGCACATGCTCCCTGCTATGTTCGATTCTAAAGATTTCGAAGCGCTCGACGAACCCAGTTATGATGTCGACTTTTGCGATGTCAAAGGTCAGGAAACTGTAAAACGCGCGCTCGAAATTGCCGCGGCGGGTGGGCATAATATGCTTATGGTCGGCCCACCGGGAAGCGGCAAGACTATGCTCGCGCGGCGTATTCCGACCATTATGCCCCCTCTGAATATGGAAGAGGCTCTGGAAGTAACAAAACTCTACAGCGTGTGCGGACTGTTAAGCTCAAATGAGGCGCTGATAACGCGGAGGGCATTTCGTTCGCCGCATCATACGATATCAAATGCCGGGCTTACCGGCGGAGGGACCTATCCGCGCCCGGGAGAAGTCAGTCTGGCGCACCGGGGAGTGCTGTTTTTGGACGAATTCCCGGAGTTCAAACGAGACGTATTGGAAGTGATGAGGCAGCCGCTTGAAGACGGCCAGGTCACTATTGCAAGAGCGCAGGCTTCTCTTACATATCCAGCGAATTTCATGCTCGTGGCTGCCATGAACCCTTGCCCATGCGGATTCTATAACGACCATCTCAAAAACTGCACATGCACCCCGCATATGATCCAGAAATACCTCCAGCGCATCTCAGGTCCGCTGCTCGACAGGATCGATATACATATTGAGGTTCCTCGTCTCAAGCAAAATGAACTGATGAACAAAGCACCGGGAGAATCATCGGCGAGCATACGCACAAGAGTGCGTGTTGCGCGAGATGTGCAGAACAAGCGCTTTTCGGGCACCAAAATATTCTGTAATGCGCAGATGACACCACGACACATGAAGCAGCACTGCAAACTCGATGCTGATGCAGAAAATATGCTCAAGATGGCAATCGAGCAGCTTCATCTGTCGGCACGCGCATATGATAGAATCCTCAAACTCTCCCGCACAATCGCCGACCTCGGCAGTTCCGACGATATTAGAGTTGAGCATATTGCCGAAGCGGTGCAATACAGAAGTCTGGATAGAAAGTACTGGGGATAG
- a CDS encoding fumarylacetoacetate hydrolase family protein: MKFVRFKSAKFPHGTYGVFADNGRIEVIKGGLLDLIERTGDVLDESEITGYLPPVDPPNVLAIGLNYAEHSKETNDVLPSAPLLFMKASTAVIAHGQNIVLPHSAPDHVDYEAELCVIIGKSARNISESEALDYVFGYTCANDVSARDAQKSDGQWVRAKSFDTFAPMGPYVVTDIDPTGLRVISRLNGQVMQDGNTDDMIFPVAQVISYLSQCMTLLPGTAILTGTPSGVGFARTPPVYLKAGDISEIEVEGIGILRNTVVQENRKY; the protein is encoded by the coding sequence TTGAAGTTTGTTCGTTTTAAGAGCGCGAAATTCCCGCATGGCACATATGGAGTATTTGCCGATAACGGCAGAATAGAAGTGATAAAAGGCGGCCTGCTCGACCTGATCGAGAGAACAGGCGATGTGTTAGATGAGTCTGAGATAACAGGATATCTCCCGCCAGTGGATCCGCCTAATGTGCTGGCAATAGGCTTGAACTATGCCGAGCACTCGAAAGAGACTAATGATGTCCTGCCATCAGCTCCGCTGCTCTTTATGAAAGCGAGTACTGCAGTAATAGCTCATGGTCAAAACATCGTGCTTCCTCATTCAGCGCCGGATCATGTGGACTATGAAGCCGAGCTGTGCGTCATTATAGGCAAAAGCGCCCGCAACATCTCAGAGTCTGAGGCGCTCGATTACGTCTTCGGCTACACATGCGCCAATGATGTTTCGGCGAGGGATGCGCAGAAGTCTGATGGCCAGTGGGTCCGGGCAAAGAGTTTCGATACATTTGCTCCTATGGGACCATATGTGGTTACCGATATTGATCCAACCGGGCTTAGGGTGATCTCCCGCTTGAACGGGCAGGTCATGCAGGACGGCAATACTGATGATATGATCTTTCCTGTAGCCCAAGTGATCAGCTACTTGAGCCAGTGTATGACGCTTCTTCCAGGGACAGCCATACTTACCGGCACACCGTCAGGGGTAGGCTTTGCGCGCACGCCGCCGGTCTATCTGAAAGCAGGAGATATTTCCGAGATCGAGGTAGAGGGAATCGGCATACTGCGCAATACGGTTGTCCAGGAAAATCGCAAGTATTGA
- the xth gene encoding exodeoxyribonuclease III, translating to MQLNKLRIASFNANSIRNRLQIILDWMRANEADVVCVQETKVRDEEFPLAAITDEGYSVAYRGQKGFNGVAIISRHPIDQTVIGTGNPEWDDEARIIRACVKGVTIVNTYIPQGTAVDSPKFDYKLAWIQNMRHYFDVSFTPDDPIVWVGDFNVAREPIDVYDPEGLSGSVCYHPKEHAALDYARQWGFVDVFRKHHMGEPNQFTFWDYRVPNALKRRIGWRLDHIWATATLAEKSIDCWVDKQPRLLDKPSDHTFIAADFDI from the coding sequence ATGCAGTTGAATAAACTCAGAATAGCCAGCTTCAATGCTAACTCAATACGGAACCGTCTGCAGATCATCCTTGATTGGATGCGAGCAAATGAAGCCGATGTCGTATGCGTGCAGGAGACAAAAGTCCGCGACGAGGAGTTTCCGCTTGCTGCGATCACTGATGAAGGCTACAGCGTGGCTTATAGAGGCCAGAAGGGCTTTAACGGCGTCGCAATTATAAGCCGTCATCCGATAGATCAGACTGTCATTGGTACAGGAAACCCTGAGTGGGATGATGAGGCGCGCATCATACGAGCCTGTGTTAAGGGCGTGACGATAGTCAACACATACATACCGCAAGGCACAGCCGTCGATTCACCGAAGTTTGACTATAAACTCGCCTGGATCCAGAATATGCGCCACTACTTCGATGTTTCGTTTACCCCTGATGATCCGATAGTATGGGTAGGCGATTTCAACGTTGCCCGCGAGCCGATCGACGTGTATGATCCAGAGGGTCTGTCCGGCAGCGTATGCTATCATCCTAAGGAGCATGCAGCGCTGGACTACGCGAGGCAGTGGGGGTTCGTGGATGTCTTTCGGAAGCACCATATGGGCGAGCCGAACCAGTTTACTTTCTGGGACTATAGAGTGCCCAACGCACTTAAGCGCAGGATAGGCTGGCGCCTGGACCATATCTGGGCGACCGCGACTCTGGCGGAGAAGTCGATAGACTGCTGGGTGGACAAACAGCCTCGACTGCTTGATAAGCCTTCAGATCACACGTTCATCGCTGCAGATTTTGATATATAG
- a CDS encoding flavodoxin domain-containing protein, translated as MQPIEIKKNIYWVGALDWDIRDFHGYSTPQGTTYNSYLLIDDKVTLFDTVKKGHGGALISNIKRIIDPAKIDYIVVNHVEPDHSGSLPEVMEIVKPEKIFCSSNGKKALLAHYHREDWPYEVVADGQTLSLGSKTVHFLETRMLHWPDSMFSYIEQDKLLISQDAFGEHWATTERFDDEVDQSKLMHEAGKYYANILLPYSPLVQKLLARVSEMDLEIDMIAPDHGVIWRANPGSIIEAWDRWSRQETKAKALVVYDTMWHSTESMAHAVAEGLAAEGISVKAMNMQFSHRSDVATEMLDAKAIIFGSATINNGMLPRMADVISYVKGLRPANKIGAAFGSYGWGGEAVKLLNTAMEEMKFDIVDPGIRVNYVPTDSDIAGCVELGRKVGKAIKS; from the coding sequence ATGCAACCGATAGAGATAAAGAAAAACATTTACTGGGTTGGAGCGCTTGACTGGGACATACGCGATTTCCACGGCTATTCCACTCCCCAAGGGACTACGTATAACTCGTATCTGCTCATAGACGATAAAGTCACGCTATTTGATACTGTGAAAAAAGGTCATGGCGGTGCGCTTATCAGCAATATCAAGCGCATAATCGACCCCGCTAAGATAGACTATATAGTCGTCAATCATGTCGAACCGGACCACAGCGGCTCTCTGCCCGAAGTGATGGAGATAGTCAAGCCTGAGAAGATATTCTGCTCGTCCAACGGCAAGAAAGCTCTGCTTGCGCACTATCATCGTGAAGACTGGCCGTATGAAGTGGTTGCTGATGGCCAGACGCTGAGCCTGGGTTCCAAGACAGTGCATTTTCTTGAGACACGCATGCTCCACTGGCCGGACAGCATGTTCTCTTACATCGAGCAGGACAAGCTCCTGATCTCACAGGACGCGTTTGGTGAGCACTGGGCCACCACCGAGCGTTTTGACGATGAAGTGGATCAGTCCAAGCTGATGCATGAGGCCGGCAAGTATTATGCCAATATCCTGCTGCCGTATTCTCCTCTGGTTCAAAAGCTGTTGGCGCGTGTAAGCGAGATGGACCTTGAGATAGATATGATCGCGCCTGACCATGGCGTGATCTGGCGGGCAAACCCCGGCTCTATCATTGAGGCCTGGGATAGATGGAGCAGGCAGGAGACAAAAGCCAAAGCGCTGGTCGTCTATGATACTATGTGGCACAGCACCGAGAGCATGGCTCATGCCGTTGCCGAGGGTCTTGCCGCCGAGGGCATCAGCGTCAAGGCCATGAATATGCAGTTCAGCCACCGCAGCGATGTAGCGACTGAGATGCTTGACGCCAAGGCGATTATATTCGGCTCCGCGACCATCAATAACGGAATGCTGCCTCGAATGGCGGATGTCATAAGCTATGTAAAGGGTCTGCGTCCGGCAAACAAGATAGGCGCTGCATTCGGTTCATACGGCTGGGGCGGCGAAGCAGTGAAGCTCCTAAACACAGCGATGGAAGAGATGAAGTTCGACATAGTCGACCCGGGTATCCGCGTGAACTATGTTCCCACCGATTCCGACATAGCTGGATGCGTAGAACTAGGTCGAAAAGTCGGCAAGGCGATAAAATCGTAG